A single genomic interval of Chloroflexota bacterium harbors:
- a CDS encoding class II aldolase/adducin family protein encodes MSQTVTQASSESGDAAAIERDLRVQLAATYRLADRYGMSELVSTHISLRVPGPTPTFLINPSGFMFHEITASSLVRVDLAGNKIGPSPHRVSPVGVAIHSAILEARPDVNCVLHAHNTYTVAVSAQECGLLPISQAAMRFHGQVAYHEYGRAGTDPTERSRLAEDMGDKWVMLMRNHGFLTTGQTAAEAFIAAYYLDLACRAQIVAQSAGVPLVMPPMEAVEDATHLRGRDEPAWPALLRLLDRDDPSYRD; translated from the coding sequence CGAAAGCGGCGACGCGGCGGCCATCGAGCGGGATCTGCGCGTCCAGCTCGCTGCAACGTACCGATTGGCGGACCGATACGGCATGAGCGAGCTGGTCAGCACCCACATCTCGCTGCGCGTGCCCGGTCCCACTCCCACATTTCTGATCAACCCGAGCGGGTTCATGTTCCACGAGATCACCGCCTCCAGTCTGGTCCGGGTCGATCTGGCCGGGAACAAGATCGGGCCGAGCCCGCACCGGGTGAGCCCGGTCGGCGTCGCGATTCATAGCGCGATCCTCGAAGCCCGTCCGGACGTCAACTGCGTGCTCCACGCCCACAACACCTACACCGTCGCGGTGTCGGCGCAGGAATGCGGCCTCCTTCCGATCTCCCAGGCCGCCATGCGGTTTCACGGGCAGGTCGCGTACCACGAGTACGGCCGCGCGGGGACCGACCCGACCGAGCGGTCGCGCCTCGCCGAGGACATGGGCGACAAGTGGGTGATGCTGATGCGCAACCACGGCTTTCTCACCACCGGGCAGACCGCCGCCGAGGCGTTCATCGCCGCGTACTACCTTGACCTCGCGTGTCGCGCCCAGATCGTCGCCCAGTCGGCCGGCGTGCCGCTGGTCATGCCTCCGATGGAGGCGGTGGAGGATGCCACGCACCTGCGGGGTCGCGACGAGCCCGCCTGGCCGGCGTTGCTCCGGCTGCTGGATCGCGACGACCCGTCGTACCGGGACTAA